The Colletotrichum lupini strain CBS 119142 culture-collection CBS:119142 mitochondrion, complete genome region TAAACTAGCTTTTTAACTTTAAATGAACAAGTTCCGCGAAAACTTTTATAAATAATATCCAGCAAATAATTTTTTATTAATACATATCGCCAAAGAATAATTTTGCTTTTATTCATTGCTTCTATAAATAAAGAACTTAAAAATAACTAACACATACTATTATTTTTTATTTTCTCTAGAAATGACCATTATTTTTATTATGATAATTATTAGTTATCTATATACTAACTAAAGGGAGAACTTTACCATCTTTATCACTAAATTAGAATTAGTATTTATATAGTATTCTTTTTAGAAAGCACATACTTGAACCTAATTCTAAAAATTATCTGGATTTTTACGGTTTTATTAAATAAAATTATTAAGAATAAATTTAAACTTAACGTTCTTTATCTGGTTATTATTAAATTAAAGGTTAACTCCTACAACTACAAATCCCTGTTTAAAGATCAATGTTTATTATTGTAGAGAGCTTGAATATTAATATTGAATTCTTAAATACTATTAATGATTTATGTATTCGTATTGAACTCAGATTATTACTAAGTCTGTATAGCTAATAGGATTCTTATTATTTAAGAGAGCCTAAGACTATTTTTTACCATTAAGATAATACCCTAGATTGCAAATTTATATAGATATACGGCAGACTACGCGGCCGACAAACTACTAAATTCCGCCATAAAGCTTCGAATTAATGTAAATCTAATCCGTCTTTGATATAACCGCTAGTTAAAACTACAAACACTTGAGCTTGTATAAATGCGATACCTAATTCTAAACCAGAGAAAGCAATTATAAAAGCTAAAGGTACTAATCCTAAGAAGAAGAAGATGAAACCTGAAGTCATAATATTGTAAGTAAATCCTGCTAATATATGTAATAACATGTGACCTGATAATATATTAGCGGCTAATCTAAGCCCTAAAGAAATATTTCTAGCTAAGTATGAAATAAATTCTATTAAAACTAATAATGGTAATAAAGCTAAAGGACAACCAGCTGGTACTAATAATGAAAAGAATTTTAAACCATGTTTTTGGAATCCCAATATAGTTGCACCTAAAACAATAGTGAAACTAAGAGCAAATGTTAAAACAAAATGACTAGTTGATGCGAAACTGTAAGGTACCATACCTATTAAATTATTTATTAATATAAATATAAATAAAGTGTAAATAAAAGGGAAATATACTTGACCGCTTCTAGCATTTATTTGATTTACAACTATACCGTGTATAGTTGCATATAAGGATTCTTGACTAATAGATCAGTTGTTACTAATTAATTTATTATTATTTATACTTAATACACTTAAAATTAATGTGAAAACTAATCCAATTGTTAAATATAATCCTATGTTAGTCATAGATATATGTAAATCACTTAATATAGGTAAATCTATACTTAATAAATCTCTTATTTCAAATTGAGTTAAAGGGCTAGAAATTTCTTTATTTAAATTGTTTAAACTTAAAGTATTCATATTATACTCTAAGCTTTTTATATAAGCCTACAAAAATCTAAATATCTATAATTTATTATACTCCAAATTTATCTAATAATGTTGAGATAAAAAGACGAGATACAAATAAACTAACTATTCTTGGTAATACGTATTTAGAAAATACGTATGTTAGTAATACAATTATAGCAAAAGCAAAAGTTACTTCGTTAATAAAATAAAATGGTACTAATTGAGGCATTTACAGAGAATTTTAGAGATAAATACTTATAAATCGTAACTTAATCAGAGGAGTATTAAGGTTTAATATTAAACTCGAAGATAAATAGAAGGAGTCGCAGCCACAGCTGCTTCCTTATAGCTACTACTAATATGTTTGTTTTATATCCATATATTATACAGTTTACATTATCAGGTGACTGGCTAGAATAAAACCAAACAACTTAATAAAAATCAAACCTTGGGGTTGATCGCTACTGATTCTAATCTAATCACTACTAATTGTAGTCAGCCAGGTAAAGTAATTGGTAGTATTCTTATCAGTATGTATTTAAAGAAAGATCATGGAGGAATCGAACCTCTTACTTAAGATTTGCAGTCAAAGTGTAGACCATCTACTTCATAATCTAGTAATATTTATTTTATTCAAGCCGCGACCACTATTACGTAGTCCGCGGTAGCTATAAGTTGTTTAAACTTTAAATATCCCACTAACCAAGGAGCAACCTGCTGGTTTCTTGCCTTATCTTACTATATAAAATATACAAGTTTATTAGAAACTATAAATTAGATTAGCAACAGAATAGTGTAAACTATCTAATATTAAAGAAGGGTATATTCCAAGTATAACAGTAAATAAAACTAATATAAACAATAGTGTGAATTCTCTTTTTGTTGTGTCAAATATATTTTCTTCAAAAAATTTAGTGAAAGAACCTCCAAATGTAATTCTATTAAACATATAAATAGTATATGCAGCAGAGAATACTATAGATGTAGAACCTAATACACCTAATAATGGTAATTTTTCTACCATACCATAAAGAGACATAAATTCTCCTATAAAATTTAATGTTAAAGGAGCTCCACAATTACCTAAAGATAATATAAAGAATAATATAGAGAATAAAGGCATAAGTTGAGCTATACCTCTGTATAGATAGATCATTCTAGTACCAGATCTATCGTATAATATTCCTCCAGCACATATAAATAAACCACTAGATACAAATCCGTGGGCTAAACCTAAAGCAATACTTCCTTCAATTCCTTGAATTGTATTACTAAATGCACCTATTAAATATACAGCAGCGTGAGATACAGAACTATATGCAATTAATTCTTTAACATCTACAGTTCTTAATGTACTAAAACTTGCGTATATTATAGTGATAACACCTATAGTATATACTATAAAAGTTAGATCTAATGTAGCTTTTGGTAATACAGGTAAAATTAATCTAAATATACCGTATAAACTTAATTTTAAAACAATACCAGCTAATATAATACTTCCACCTAAAGGTGATTCAACATGAGCTTTTAATAATCAATTATTTAAAAATATTACAGGTGTTTTTACAGCGAATGCAATAAAAATAGCACCAAATAATATAATCTGAGTAGTATAATCAAAATTTGTTTTAAATAATGCATCAAAATCTGTTGTACCCATTATAGAATACATAGCTAAAATAGCTAATAATAAGAATAAAGATCCTCATACTGTATATAAAAAGAAGTAATAACTTGCTCTTACTTTATTACTAGATCCAAATAAACCTATTAATAAAAATAAAGGAGGTAAAATACTTTCGAAAAAGATATAGAATAATAATATATCTGCAACTAAGAAACATCCTAATAATAATGTTTCTAATAATAATATAGTATTTAAATAAAATTTCACATTTTCTTTTATAGAGTTTCAATTCGATAATAAAGCAATAGGCATTATTATAGTTGTTAATAACACAAAATAGATAGAAATACCATCTACTCCTAAATAAATATCAAATAATTGAACATTATAATGTTCTTGTACAAATTGGAATTGATTTGTACTTGAATTAAAAAATATATAAACGATAAAAGATAAAATCATATTAACACTAGAAGTTACTAATGCTATTTGTTTGTATAACGTTACATTTTCGACATTAGAGTTAGGGCCTTCATAAGAAGTAAAACTAGATATAATAAATATACCTATAATTGGAATAATAAGTAAAAGGGATAATAACATCACTCTTGATAGTAATTTTTAACAAAGTCTTAATTTGTATCATAATAGGAAATTACGATGTATAGCCGCCTTCGGCTCCCAAATAATTAAGTAAGATATACAGTATTTTAAGTAGGGAGTAAAAAACCTAATTAGCCACGAGGCATACTTCATCAGCAGCTAGTGATGAAGTAGGAACTAGATAGCACAAACTAGCAAAATCCAAATATTATATTGTAATATTTATTACAAAGATATCAAGTGCATATAAAGTACAAGGTAATAATATAATAAAAGCAAATAATAAAGGTAGTAATACTGTTCAACAGAATGACATTAATTGGTCAAAACGTATTCTAGGGAATGAAGCTCTAACTCATATAAAAATGAAAACTAGAAGAGAACTTTTTGCACCTAAAATAAGACTAGAAAATAAACCACTTTCAGCAAAAGCACTTACAAAATTTTTCATGTTATTATATTCAGCAGATAACACTCAATCTATATCAAATACATAAGCACCTAAATTATTTATTAAGTTAAATCAGTATAATAGATTAAATCCGGCTAAATAACCACCTAAAAATAGTATACTTGTTAATATACACATTAATAAGATACTACCATATTCAGCTAAGAAGAAGAAGACAAATACAACCGCTGCGTGTTCTGTCATAAACCCACTAACTAATTCAGATTCAGCCTCAGCTAAATCAAATGGAGCTCTATTAGTTTCTGCTACAGAACCTATAAAGAATATTAAGAAAATTGGGAATATAGGTAATATAAGTCATACTGCTTTTTGAGCTTGTATATTAATATTTAAATTAAGACTACTAGTAATCATGATGATTAAAAGTATAGCTGAACTTAAAACTAATTCATAGCTAATCAATTGAGCTGTACTTCTAAGAGAACCTAAAAAAGCATATTTACTATTCGCACTTCATCCAGCTAATAAAATACCGTAAGTTCCTAAAGATGAAACAGCTAACATATAAAATATACCTAATTCTAAGTCATTTAAAGTTAAACCTGGCCCATATGGTACTACTCCATAACCTAATAGAGCGAAAGCTAAAGTAATTACAGGACCTAAGAAGAATAATATAGTATTAGCTTGTGTAGGTGCAACATATTCTTTTAAAATTAATTTTAAAGCATCCGCAAAAGCTTGTAATAATCCATAATATCCTACAGCATTTGGTCCTAATCTTCTTTGCATACTTGCCATAGTTTTTCTTTCGGCAACAGTTACATAAGCTACTGCTAATAAAGCAGGCAACATTAATAAAACTACTTCTAATACAGATAAAAGAGTTGAAGTATAATACATTTATTTCTAAAAATTAAGGTTTTTGTTTTATAAATACTAAGTAATAAAATTTAAGAGCCATGTTTTATAACAAGACTGACGAGCATATTGCCTTACAAAGTACGAAGTCCCGACTTCGTTTCGCTATAAACTCTATTAAAGTATGATAGAAATAAAAAACCAGTAAAAAAATATACCTATAATTAAGTGTTTTTCAGAGTTTAGCTCTGAGTTATCTCATTTCAGATTCGAACTAAAATCAGAATATTAGAAGTATTCGGCTCTACCATTGAGCTAATGAGACTTTTTGTATTTTCTTACTTCATAAGAAAAGACTAAAACTAGATTTAAGTAATTTAAGAGCGACTACGTCGCGCCCTAACTATTGTCAGTAGCAATATTATAAACTACAGTTACTTTGTAAAGGAAGACTTACAAAGGCATGAGGTTTAGGAGGACTACTTAATGCTCATTCTAAGCTAGGGTAACTTCTATTTAAAAGAGCTTGTAAAGTATCAGTGTAATATTGTACAGATAATCAAGGATTTCTGTTAGCAACTTTACCTTCAACTAATTGTTTGTATACTACATATAAGAATAATCATGCAGCTACAACACTTATAATAGATCCAAAACTACTAATTAGATTTCAACCTGCAAAAGCGTCAGGATAATCACTAATACGTCTAGGCATTCCTTGTAATCCTAAGAAATGTTGTGGGAAGAATGTTAAATTAACTCCTATAAATAAAACTCAGAATTGAATTTTAGCTAATACGATGTTATAATTTAATCCTAATATTTTTGGTATTCAGTAGTATCAACCACTAAACATTGCAAAAACCGCACCCATACTTAAAACATAATGGAAATGA contains the following coding sequences:
- the nad1 gene encoding NADH dehydrogenase subunit 1 — translated: MYYTSTLLSVLEVVLLMLPALLAVAYVTVAERKTMASMQRRLGPNAVGYYGLLQAFADALKLILKEYVAPTQANTILFFLGPVITLAFALLGYGVVPYGPGLTLNDLELGIFYMLAVSSLGTYGILLAGWSANSKYAFLGSLRSTAQLISYELVLSSAILLIIMITSSLNLNINIQAQKAVWLILPIFPIFLIFFIGSVAETNRAPFDLAEAESELVSGFMTEHAAVVFVFFFLAEYGSILLMCILTSILFLGGYLAGFNLLYWFNLINNLGAYVFDIDWVLSAEYNNMKNFVSAFAESGLFSSLILGAKSSLLVFIFIWVRASFPRIRFDQLMSFCWTVLLPLLFAFIILLPCTLYALDIFVINITI
- the atp8 gene encoding ATP synthase subunit 8, giving the protein MPQLVPFYFINEVTFAFAIIVLLTYVFSKYVLPRIVSLFVSRLFISTLLDKFGV
- the nad4 gene encoding NADH dehydrogenase subunit 4, producing MILSFIVYIFFNSSTNQFQFVQEHYNVQLFDIYLGVDGISIYFVLLTTIIMPIALLSNWNSIKENVKFYLNTILLLETLLLGCFLVADILLFYIFFESILPPLFLLIGLFGSSNKVRASYYFFLYTVWGSLFLLLAILAMYSIMGTTDFDALFKTNFDYTTQIILFGAIFIAFAVKTPVIFLNNWLLKAHVESPLGGSIILAGIVLKLSLYGIFRLILPVLPKATLDLTFIVYTIGVITIIYASFSTLRTVDVKELIAYSSVSHAAVYLIGAFSNTIQGIEGSIALGLAHGFVSSGLFICAGGILYDRSGTRMIYLYRGIAQLMPLFSILFFILSLGNCGAPLTLNFIGEFMSLYGMVEKLPLLGVLGSTSIVFSAAYTIYMFNRITFGGSFTKFFEENIFDTTKREFTLLFILVLFTVILGIYPSLILDSLHYSVANLIYSF
- the atp6 gene encoding ATP synthase subunit 6, which codes for MNTLSLNNLNKEISSPLTQFEIRDLLSIDLPILSDLHISMTNIGLYLTIGLVFTLILSVLSINNNKLISNNWSISQESLYATIHGIVVNQINARSGQVYFPFIYTLFIFILINNLIGMVPYSFASTSHFVLTFALSFTIVLGATILGFQKHGLKFFSLLVPAGCPLALLPLLVLIEFISYLARNISLGLRLAANILSGHMLLHILAGFTYNIMTSGFIFFFLGLVPLAFIIAFSGLELGIAFIQAQVFVVLTSGYIKDGLDLH